One Spinacia oleracea cultivar Varoflay chromosome 4, BTI_SOV_V1, whole genome shotgun sequence DNA segment encodes these proteins:
- the LOC110778909 gene encoding peroxidase 12-like produces the protein MDSHLPLLVIVIISSFVVGSISIVPVAPGLSYSFYSSNCPKLESIVTNHLKQVFKKDITQSAGLLRLHFHDCFVQGCDGSVLLDGSASGPSEQNAPPNLSLRKEAFNIINDLRALVQKECGQVVSCADLTALAARDSVILAGGPKYNVPLGRRDSLNFASRNVTLANLPAPSSNTTTILNSLSTKRLDPTDVVALSGAHTIGRGHCTSFTSRLYPKQDGTMDSNFAKNLKVTCPTTNTDNTTNLDVRTPNVFDNKYYVDLVNRQGLFTSDQDLFTDSRTKGIVTSFANNQSLFYEKFVIAMLKMGQLGVLTGKQGEIRANCSARNANKVDLWSVVEEGALQLLSQF, from the exons ATGGATTCACACTTACCATTGTTGGTGATAGTTATaatttcttcctttgttgtaggAAGCATTAGTATAGTACCAGTAGCACCTGGACTATcgtactcattttattcttccAACTGCCCTAAACTAGAATCCATTGTTACCAATCATCTTAAGCAAGTTTTTAAGAAGGACATCACCCAATCTGCTGGTTTGCTTCGCCTTCATTTCCACGATTGCTTTGTTCAG GGATGTGATGGATCGGTATTGTTGGATGGGTCAGCAAGCGGTCCAAGTGAACAAAATGCCCCTCCAAATTTGTCACTAAGGAAAGAGgcatttaatattattaatgacCTTCGTGCCCTCGTGCAAAAGGAATGTGGCCAAGTAGTTTCTTGTGCAGATCTCACTGCCCTTGCAGCTCGTGATTCCGTTATTTTG GCAGGTGGACCAAAATATAATGTCCCGTTAGGAAGAAGGGACAGCCTAAACTTTGCTTCAAGAAATGTAACTCTAGCCAATCTTCCTGCACCTTCTAGCAATACTACGACCATTCTGAATTCACTTTCTACCAAAAGGCTTGATCCCACGGATGTTGTAGCACTCTCTGGGGCCCACACCATAGGTCGCGGCCATTGCACCTCCTTCACCTCCAGACTCTACCCTAAACAAGACGGAACAATGGACTCGAATTTTGCTAAAAATCTTAAGGTCACTTGTCCAACCACAAACACTGACAACACCACAAATTTGGACGTCCGTACTCCTAATGTATTCGACAACAAGTACTACGTCGATCTTGTAAACCGCCAAGGCTTATTCACATCCGATCAAGACTTGTTCACCGATTCAAGGACAAAGGGAATTGTCACAAGCTTCGCAAACAACCAGAGTTTGTTCTACGAAAAGTTTGTAATTGCAATGTTGAAAATGGGACAACTCGGTGTGTTGACGGGAAAACAAGGGGAGATTCGTGCAAATTGCTCTGCCAGGAATGCTAACAAGGTGGACTTGTGGTCTGTGGTGGAAGAGGGTGCACTACAACTATTATCACAATTTTAA
- the LOC110778910 gene encoding uncharacterized protein: MLGKGLNFDSLHSAWSTIWGLEVSPKVRHFLWRMGTHSLPVRSLLKYRHLTEDALCPWCGLEEESMGHAIFSCPRVQELWEVSQCLCLTKWKEFETMCDFIESWKGVDVKVQQRGATLAWVIWGERNYKVFQDKTTPNEVLINRVQRLVDEQGNYASRIYSRPACSVPRSANTWVAPPKGVIKLNVDVSLATEGWIGIGVVARDWMGKVQFAACRRCRAHWPVEIAEAKAVANAVKLGRRYGLEDVIIETDCQSVVSRLSKNAIYFSDLDTILGDISEISSSFKSISWSHVRRDGNAVAHQIARLVPFGTEQIWENHCPTEISPYVLMDALSLD, translated from the coding sequence ATGTTAGGCAAAGGATTAAATTTTGATAGCTTGCACTCTGCTTGGTCGACTATATGGGGGCTGGAGGTTTCACCGAAAGTGAGGCACTTTTTATGGCGCATGGGAACACATTCCTTACCAGTAAGAAGCCTCTTGAAGTACAGACATCTAACCGAGGATGCTTTGTGCCCTTGGTGTGGGTTGGAGGAAGAGAGCATGGGCCACGCAATCTTTAGTTGCCCCCGTGTCCAAGAACTGTGGGAGGTAAGCCAATGTTTGTGCCTAACAAAGTGGAAGGAGTTTGAGACCATGTGTGACTTCATTGAAAGCTGGAAGGGGGTAGACGTGAAAGTGCAGCAGAGGGGAGCTACGTTGGCTTGGGTTATATGGGGAGAGAGGAACTACAAGGTCTTTCAAGACAAGACAACTCCGAATGAGGTCCTCATTAACCGCGTGCAGCGACTAGTGGACGAGCAAGGGAACTACGCATCACGTATATACAGCAGGCCTGCCTGCAGTGTTCCCAGAAGTGCAAATACATGGGTAGCGCCTCCGAAAGGTGTGattaagctgaatgtggacgtTTCTCTAGCAACGGAAGGGTGGATTGGTATAGGTGTGGTTGCAAGGGATTGGATGGGTAAGGTGCAATTTGCTGCTTGTCGAAGATGTCGAGCCCACTGGCCCGTGGAAATAGCTGAAGCAAAAGCAGTAGCCAACGCAGTTAAATTGGGACGAAGGTATGGCTTGGAGGACGTGATCATCGAAACAGATTGCCAGTCAGTTGTGTCCCGTTTGTCCAAGAACGCAATATATTTCTCTGACCTCGATACAATCTTAGGAGACATTTCAGAAATTAGCTCCTCTTTTAAATCAATCTCCTGGTCTCATGTTAGAAGAGACGGGAACGCTGTAGCCCATCAGATTGCTAGGCTAGTTCCTTTTGGTACCGAACAAATATGGGAGAATCATTGCCCGACGGAGATCTCTCCTTATGTACTAATGGACGCTTTGTCCCTTGATTAA